The Amycolatopsis jiangsuensis nucleotide sequence CCATGACCGCCGCAGCGACCACGCCCAAAGGTGAGCGACGCCGGGCGGCGCTGGTCGAAGCCGCGGCGGAGCTGCTGGCCGAGGGCGGATTCGACGCGGTCCGCCACCGCGCGGTCGCCGAGCGCGCCGGGCTGCCGCTCGCGTCGACCACGTACTACTTCGATTCGCTCGAAGACCTCGTGACCGCCGCGGTCGAACACCATTCGCGGGCCGAGCTGGACAACGGCAGGCGCAGGCTGGACGAGCTGGCCACCCGCAACCGCGGGGTGCAGGCCACCGTGGAACTGGTGCTGGATCTGCTGCTGGGCCCGTCGAGTGGTGATCCCGAGGCGGA carries:
- a CDS encoding TetR/AcrR family transcriptional regulator, translating into MTAAATTPKGERRRAALVEAAAELLAEGGFDAVRHRAVAERAGLPLASTTYYFDSLEDLVTAAVEHHSRAELDNGRRRLDELATRNRGVQATVELVLDLLLGPSSGDPEADAEAVLLRYERLVATGRRPYLRPLMRTLSAQLDELLTEIFARSGTPVTEAELEKLVALVDGAVVNALIAIDPAPRTAAARMLNAALSDD